The following proteins are co-located in the Motilibacter rhizosphaerae genome:
- a CDS encoding mycothiol-dependent nitroreductase Rv2466c family protein: MTERTSADFWFDPICPWAWMSSRWVRQVEQVRDVDVTFHVMSLAYLNDGREGLPDFYKDQLPKWWGPVRVVTAAEEQHGQEVVLPLYEALGRRIHNEKRGTDDLPSVIAEALEEVGLPASLLDAATSTDYDEALKKSHHAGMDQVGMDVGTPVISVGGVAFFGPVVSPAPKGEDAGKLWDGVLLVAGTDGFFELKRTRTRDPIFD, translated from the coding sequence ATGACCGAGCGCACGAGTGCCGACTTCTGGTTCGACCCCATCTGCCCGTGGGCCTGGATGTCCTCCCGGTGGGTGCGGCAGGTCGAGCAGGTGCGCGACGTGGACGTGACCTTCCACGTCATGTCGCTCGCGTACCTCAACGACGGGCGCGAGGGCCTGCCGGACTTCTACAAGGACCAGCTGCCCAAGTGGTGGGGCCCCGTCCGCGTCGTGACCGCTGCCGAGGAGCAGCACGGCCAGGAGGTCGTGCTCCCGCTGTACGAGGCGCTCGGGCGGCGCATCCACAACGAGAAGCGCGGCACCGACGACCTGCCCTCGGTCATCGCCGAGGCGCTCGAGGAGGTCGGGCTCCCGGCGTCGCTGCTCGATGCCGCGACCAGCACGGACTACGACGAGGCGCTCAAGAAGAGCCACCACGCCGGCATGGACCAGGTCGGCATGGACGTCGGCACGCCCGTCATCAGCGTCGGCGGCGTCGCGTTCTTCGGCCCCGTCGTCTCCCCGGCCCCCAAGGGCGAGGACGCCGGCAAGCTGTGGGACGGCGTCCTGCTCGTCGCCGGCACCGACGGCTTCTTCGAGCTCAAGCGCACCCGGACCCGCGACCCGATCTTCGACTGA
- the pepN gene encoding aminopeptidase N: MPGMNLTREETAARAALLSVESYAIELDVTGTGATFRSTTLARFRCAEPGAETWIDLVADGIQEAVLNGTPLDTAALFDGTTLRLPGLAEDNELRVVADCTFMRTGEGLHRFVDPVDGETYLYSQFEVADSRRMFAVFEQPDLKATYQLTVTAPAHWQVVSVSPTPEPEPAADGAAVWRFAPTSRLSSYVTALVAGPYAVVRGEVGSRKGSVPANVYCRRTLAEFLDAEEILRITQQGFDFYEELFDLAYPFHKYDQLFVPEFNAGAMENAGCVTILEDYVFRSRVSEASVERRAITILHELAHMWFGDLVTMKWWNDLWLNESFAEFVSHVAAAEATSWTDAWTTFVTTEKTWAYRQDQLPSTHPIVAEINDLEDVEVNFDGITYAKGASVLKQLVAYVGREAFFSGIRTYFTTHAYANTTLHDLLVELERASGRDLSTWSALWLETAGVATLRPELTTAADDTFTSFSVLQEVPEQHPTLRPHRLGIGLYDLGEGGLTRRRYLEVDVDGASTPVPELFGEKRPDLLLLNDEDLAFAKVRLDDRSVQTLVAHIDEVAASLPRALCWGAAWDMCRDAEMRPRDYLRLVVEGIGSETDSSMLRTVLRQAEVVARLYVEPSFRQRAAQVLADGLQNLARQAAPGSDAQLQLVRAAAAAARTPEQLAFVAGLYDGTHQLEGLAVDTDLRWDLLHRLVAGGERGPEAVDAELVRDRTATGERHAAAARAAQPTAEAKAAAWESVVERDDLPNSLLVATIGGFAEPGQEELVAPYTERYFDALERVWAARTNETAQSIVVGLFPTLLADAELLARTDSWLAEHAAAPSSLRRLVLESRDGVARALRAQQRDAQD; encoded by the coding sequence ATGCCCGGCATGAACCTCACCCGCGAGGAGACGGCGGCCCGCGCCGCCCTGCTCTCCGTCGAGTCCTACGCCATCGAGCTCGACGTGACGGGCACGGGTGCGACCTTCCGCTCGACGACCCTCGCGCGCTTCCGCTGCGCGGAGCCCGGCGCGGAGACGTGGATCGACCTCGTCGCCGACGGCATCCAGGAGGCCGTGCTCAACGGCACGCCGCTCGACACCGCGGCGCTGTTCGACGGCACGACGCTGCGCCTGCCGGGGCTGGCGGAGGACAACGAGCTGCGCGTCGTCGCCGACTGCACCTTCATGCGCACCGGCGAGGGCCTGCACCGCTTCGTCGACCCGGTCGACGGCGAGACCTACCTCTACTCCCAGTTCGAGGTCGCCGACTCGCGGCGCATGTTCGCGGTCTTCGAGCAGCCGGACCTCAAGGCGACGTACCAGCTGACGGTCACGGCTCCTGCCCACTGGCAGGTCGTCAGCGTCTCCCCGACGCCGGAGCCCGAGCCCGCCGCCGACGGCGCCGCGGTGTGGCGGTTCGCCCCGACCTCGCGGCTCTCGTCCTACGTCACCGCGCTCGTCGCCGGTCCGTACGCCGTGGTGCGCGGCGAGGTCGGCTCGCGCAAGGGCTCCGTGCCCGCCAACGTCTACTGCCGCCGGACGCTCGCGGAGTTCCTCGACGCCGAGGAGATCCTGAGGATCACCCAGCAGGGCTTCGACTTCTACGAGGAGCTCTTCGACCTGGCCTACCCGTTCCACAAGTACGACCAGCTCTTCGTGCCGGAGTTCAACGCCGGCGCCATGGAGAACGCCGGATGCGTGACGATCCTCGAGGACTACGTCTTCCGCAGCCGCGTCAGCGAGGCGTCGGTCGAGCGCCGCGCCATCACGATCCTCCACGAGCTCGCCCACATGTGGTTCGGCGACCTCGTGACGATGAAGTGGTGGAACGACCTGTGGCTCAACGAGTCCTTCGCCGAGTTCGTCTCGCACGTCGCCGCCGCTGAGGCCACCAGCTGGACCGACGCGTGGACGACGTTCGTCACGACGGAGAAGACCTGGGCCTACCGGCAGGACCAGCTGCCGAGCACCCACCCGATCGTCGCCGAGATCAACGACCTCGAGGACGTCGAGGTCAACTTCGACGGCATCACGTACGCCAAGGGCGCGTCGGTGCTCAAGCAGCTCGTGGCCTACGTCGGGCGCGAGGCGTTCTTCAGCGGCATCCGCACCTACTTCACCACCCACGCCTACGCCAACACCACGCTGCACGACCTGCTCGTCGAGCTCGAGCGGGCCAGCGGGCGCGACCTCTCGACCTGGTCGGCACTGTGGCTGGAGACGGCGGGCGTCGCGACCCTGCGGCCCGAGCTGACCACGGCGGCGGACGACACGTTCACCTCCTTCTCCGTGCTGCAGGAGGTGCCGGAGCAGCACCCGACCCTGCGCCCGCACCGGCTCGGCATCGGGCTCTACGACCTCGGCGAGGGGGGCCTCACCCGCCGCCGCTACCTCGAGGTCGACGTCGACGGCGCGAGCACTCCCGTGCCCGAGCTGTTCGGCGAGAAGCGCCCGGACCTCCTGCTGCTCAACGACGAGGACCTGGCGTTCGCGAAGGTGCGCCTCGACGACCGGTCCGTGCAGACCCTCGTCGCGCACATCGACGAGGTCGCCGCGTCGCTGCCCCGCGCGCTGTGCTGGGGGGCGGCCTGGGACATGTGCCGCGACGCGGAGATGCGGCCGCGCGACTACCTCCGCCTCGTCGTCGAGGGCATCGGCAGCGAGACCGACTCCTCGATGCTGCGCACGGTCCTGCGCCAGGCGGAGGTCGTGGCCCGGCTCTACGTCGAGCCCTCCTTCCGCCAGCGGGCCGCGCAGGTCCTCGCCGACGGCCTGCAGAACCTCGCCCGCCAGGCGGCGCCCGGGTCCGACGCGCAGCTGCAGCTCGTCCGCGCAGCAGCGGCTGCGGCGCGCACTCCGGAGCAGCTGGCGTTCGTCGCCGGGCTCTACGACGGCACGCACCAGCTCGAGGGGCTCGCGGTCGACACCGACCTGCGCTGGGACCTGCTCCACCGCCTCGTCGCGGGCGGGGAGCGCGGGCCGGAGGCCGTCGACGCCGAGCTGGTGCGCGACCGCACCGCGACCGGCGAGCGGCACGCCGCCGCCGCCCGTGCCGCGCAGCCGACCGCCGAGGCGAAGGCCGCGGCGTGGGAGTCGGTCGTCGAGCGCGACGACCTGCCGAACTCCCTGCTGGTCGCGACGATCGGCGGGTTCGCCGAGCCCGGCCAGGAGGAGCTCGTCGCGCCGTACACCGAGCGCTACTTCGACGCGCTCGAGCGGGTCTGGGCGGCGCGCACCAACGAGACCGCGCAGTCGATCGTCGTCGGGCTGTTCCCGACGCTGCTCGCCGACGCGGAGCTGCTGGCGCGCACGGACTCCTGGCTCGCCGAGCACGCCGCGGCGCCCTCGTCGCTGCGCCGTCTCGTGCTGGAGTCGCGCGACGGCGTGGCCCGCGCGCTGCGCGCCCAGCAGCGCGACGCGCAGGACTAG
- a CDS encoding MFS transporter → MYRYTAVEELPTFVRDRPTVLAYAALACWTTWLYAFGPALALLRHELGFSYTTLGAYSALLSGGAAVAGAGFAAVARRVARGPLLWGSALGTSLAAGLFLLGRGIAVTMVGAGLLGLGGTVLLATLQAVLSDGHGERRERALTEANIGAAASAVLAPLALGASAASGLGWRAVLVLPAVGFGGLWLRYRHEPLPVPARSPEAHSRGGIPLACGMFAVLTAITVAVEFCLVYFGPQLLVGTGMSAAAAGTALSSNYLGILVGRVGGGWLTRAPGRSVVLLQASLAVTAAGFVLFWLSGAPVPAVVGLFVAGVGVANLYPLSLSLVLGAAEGHEDVANARTQLAAGVVSAAAPYLLGSLADAYGLRAGFGLEPVLLLGCLVLLLAGLRARR, encoded by the coding sequence GTGTACCGGTACACAGCAGTCGAGGAACTCCCGACCTTCGTGCGGGACCGCCCCACCGTGCTCGCGTACGCGGCGCTGGCCTGCTGGACCACGTGGCTGTACGCGTTCGGCCCGGCGCTCGCTCTGCTCCGCCACGAGCTCGGCTTCTCCTACACGACGCTGGGGGCGTACTCGGCGCTGCTGTCGGGCGGCGCGGCCGTGGCCGGCGCCGGGTTCGCCGCGGTCGCGCGGCGCGTGGCGCGCGGCCCGCTGCTCTGGGGCTCCGCGCTCGGGACCTCCCTGGCGGCCGGGCTGTTCCTGCTCGGCCGCGGGATCGCAGTGACGATGGTCGGCGCAGGGCTGCTCGGGCTGGGCGGGACGGTGCTGCTGGCGACGCTGCAGGCGGTCCTCTCGGACGGCCACGGCGAGCGGCGGGAGCGCGCGCTGACCGAGGCCAACATCGGTGCCGCCGCCTCGGCCGTCCTGGCCCCCCTGGCGCTGGGCGCGTCAGCCGCCAGCGGCCTCGGCTGGCGGGCCGTGCTCGTGCTGCCGGCGGTGGGGTTCGGCGGCCTCTGGCTGCGCTACCGGCACGAGCCGCTCCCCGTGCCGGCCCGGAGCCCGGAGGCGCACAGCCGCGGCGGCATCCCGCTGGCCTGCGGGATGTTCGCCGTGCTCACCGCCATCACGGTCGCCGTCGAGTTCTGCCTGGTCTACTTCGGCCCGCAGCTGCTCGTCGGCACCGGCATGTCCGCCGCGGCCGCCGGGACCGCGCTGAGCAGCAACTACCTCGGCATCCTCGTCGGCCGGGTGGGCGGGGGCTGGCTCACGCGGGCCCCGGGACGCAGCGTCGTCCTGCTGCAGGCCTCCCTGGCGGTGACGGCCGCGGGCTTCGTCCTCTTCTGGCTCTCGGGCGCGCCCGTCCCGGCCGTCGTCGGGCTGTTCGTCGCCGGGGTCGGCGTCGCCAACCTCTACCCGCTCTCGCTGTCCCTCGTGCTCGGCGCCGCCGAGGGTCACGAGGACGTCGCCAACGCGCGCACGCAGCTCGCGGCCGGCGTCGTGTCGGCGGCCGCGCCGTACCTGCTCGGGAGCCTCGCCGACGCGTACGGGCTGCGCGCGGGCTTCGGCCTCGAGCCCGTGCTGCTCCTCGGCTGCCTCGTCCTCCTGCTGGCGGGGCTCCGCGCCCGCCGCTAG
- a CDS encoding LacI family DNA-binding transcriptional regulator, with amino-acid sequence MPPSPGESPRRPTMREVARAAGVSVMTVSYAYSQPERVSPETAARVRAAAEQLGYPGPHPAASSLRRGRVGTLGVVLGERLSYAFDDPQAARFLAGIADVCAEEGVGLTLLPITGADSDRERVARAVVDGLVVWTTSDDDPVLDAVAATGLPAVVHNGPHSRGLPVIGIDDRAAAEEVGRTAWRGSRRPLVLGFPLDRERERLLLRADEVGEVRYPVTRHRWEGLRAAWTAAGRPAAELRLAVCPDNATEVGEAFVAELLAAGDRPDAVAAMSDELALGALRAVAAAGLRVPDEVALTGWDDSPEAARAGLTTVAQSLRDQGAECARLVLGRTADPLVEHAWHVVVRGSTR; translated from the coding sequence GTGCCCCCCTCCCCTGGCGAGTCCCCGCGGCGCCCGACCATGCGCGAGGTGGCGCGCGCCGCGGGCGTCTCGGTCATGACGGTGTCGTACGCCTACTCCCAGCCGGAGCGCGTCTCACCGGAGACCGCCGCTCGGGTACGGGCCGCCGCCGAGCAGCTCGGGTACCCGGGTCCGCACCCCGCCGCGAGCTCGCTGCGCCGGGGCCGCGTGGGCACGCTCGGCGTCGTGCTCGGGGAGCGGCTGAGCTACGCGTTCGACGACCCGCAGGCCGCGCGCTTCCTCGCCGGCATCGCCGACGTCTGCGCGGAGGAGGGCGTGGGGCTCACGCTGCTGCCCATCACGGGCGCCGACTCCGACCGCGAGCGCGTCGCGCGCGCCGTCGTCGACGGCCTCGTCGTGTGGACGACCAGCGACGACGACCCCGTCCTCGACGCCGTGGCCGCCACGGGGCTCCCCGCCGTGGTGCACAACGGCCCGCACTCCCGCGGGCTCCCCGTGATCGGCATCGACGACCGCGCGGCGGCGGAGGAGGTGGGGCGTACGGCGTGGCGGGGCTCGCGCCGCCCGCTCGTGCTGGGGTTCCCGCTCGACCGCGAGCGCGAGCGGCTCCTGCTGCGGGCGGACGAGGTCGGCGAGGTCCGCTACCCGGTCACGCGGCACCGCTGGGAGGGGCTGCGCGCTGCGTGGACCGCGGCGGGTCGCCCGGCCGCGGAGCTGCGGCTCGCGGTGTGCCCGGACAACGCGACGGAGGTCGGCGAGGCGTTCGTCGCGGAGCTGCTCGCCGCGGGAGACCGCCCCGACGCCGTCGCCGCGATGAGCGACGAGCTCGCCCTCGGTGCCCTGCGGGCCGTGGCCGCGGCGGGGCTGCGGGTGCCGGACGAGGTGGCCCTCACCGGCTGGGACGACAGCCCCGAGGCTGCGCGGGCCGGGCTGACGACGGTGGCCCAGTCGCTGCGCGACCAGGGCGCGGAGTGCGCCCGGCTCGTGCTCGGCCGCACCGCCGACCCGCTCGTCGAGCACGCCTGGCACGTCGTGGTGCGCGGCTCGACGCGGTAG
- a CDS encoding PadR family transcriptional regulator — MREHSPWNGPWGPRRPHHHPEGHHPEGHHPEGLSPYGPPHEHPHERGRRGGHGGPGRRGPGGRGRAQRGDVRAAALLLLAEEPMHGYQLMQAMAERTGGAWRPSPGAVYPTLAQLEDEGLVTVRSEGGRKLVTLTDAGREQAAGLEDPFVALSDDADRPDLRRILEDVHHAARQISSRGSAAQLEAAAKALAEARRALYLLLADGDG; from the coding sequence ATGCGCGAGCACAGCCCCTGGAACGGCCCGTGGGGGCCGAGACGACCCCACCACCACCCCGAAGGGCACCACCCCGAGGGACACCACCCCGAGGGACTCAGCCCGTACGGGCCGCCGCACGAGCACCCGCACGAGCGGGGTCGGCGCGGCGGGCACGGCGGCCCCGGCCGGCGTGGTCCCGGCGGTCGCGGCCGCGCCCAGCGCGGTGACGTCCGTGCAGCGGCGCTGCTGCTGCTGGCCGAGGAGCCGATGCACGGCTACCAGCTCATGCAGGCCATGGCGGAGCGCACCGGAGGCGCCTGGCGACCGAGCCCCGGCGCGGTGTACCCCACCCTCGCCCAGCTCGAGGACGAGGGGCTGGTCACGGTCCGCTCGGAGGGCGGGCGCAAGCTGGTCACGCTGACCGACGCAGGGCGCGAGCAGGCCGCCGGCCTGGAGGACCCGTTCGTCGCGCTGAGCGACGACGCCGACCGCCCCGACCTGCGCCGGATCCTGGAGGACGTCCACCACGCGGCGCGGCAGATCAGCAGCCGCGGGAGCGCCGCGCAGCTCGAGGCGGCCGCGAAGGCGCTCGCCGAGGCGCGGCGCGCGCTCTACCTGCTGCTCGCCGACGGCGACGGCTGA
- a CDS encoding DUF5130 family protein yields the protein MPSGEAFSDKQQAAIERARAEVRERAGLHVSVYVGALGAQPRARAEQLLAGLGAAGADVALVAVDPAARRLELVTGARAARRLDERSATLAALAMTSSFGSGDLAGGIVNGIRMLGEHASALSR from the coding sequence GTGCCGAGTGGTGAGGCGTTCAGCGACAAGCAGCAGGCGGCCATCGAGCGCGCGCGGGCCGAGGTCCGCGAGCGTGCCGGGCTCCACGTGAGCGTCTACGTCGGCGCGCTCGGCGCCCAGCCGCGGGCGCGGGCCGAGCAGCTGCTCGCCGGTCTCGGCGCCGCCGGTGCCGACGTCGCGCTCGTGGCCGTCGACCCCGCCGCGCGGCGGCTCGAGCTCGTCACCGGCGCCCGCGCCGCCCGCCGGCTCGACGAGCGCTCGGCGACGCTCGCCGCGCTGGCGATGACCTCGTCGTTCGGCAGCGGCGACCTCGCCGGCGGCATCGTCAACGGCATCCGCATGCTCGGCGAGCACGCGAGCGCGCTCAGCCGCTAG
- the malQ gene encoding 4-alpha-glucanotransferase, with product MTGLPPALAELASAFHVSTEFHDWQGHHREVDPETIRAVLTALGVDASDPAAALEEQQLAPWRRVVPPCTVVRQGTRAEIPVHVPHGSPATVSVELESGGRVELEQVERWVEPRTVDGVQTGEATFRLPEDLPLGYHQLVAGGGAQGDGLLIVTPRRLELPEPGTRAWGFATQLYSSRSGASWGLGDLRDLATLARWAGEQGADYVLVNPLHAAEPVEPMEPSPYLPSTRRFVNPVYLRVEDVPELVALGEEDRARVAALGEEQRAASRTPDPIDRDSVWAAKREALGLLHAVARDERREAAYHAFLAREGGGLVDFATWCALLEERRASWQEWPEELRDPRSPAVEEARARLADRVDFFSWLQWLLDEQMTAAQQAATDAGMRLGIMHDLAVGVHPSSADAWALQSALAQGVSVGAPPDAYNQQGQDWSQPPWRPDVLVETGYAAYRAMLRTILRHSGGIRVDHILGLFRLWWVPQGQPPTEGTYVRYDPEALVGILCLEAARAGAVVVGEDLGTVEPGVREFLSDRGVLGTSILWFERDWDAGVPLPPERWRELSLASVTTHDLPPTAGYLAGEHIRIRDELGLLTRPVEEERAADAADQRSWVEFLLQHGFLRPEDEHDEQAVVEALHRLVCASPARLVSVALPDAVGDRRAVNQPGTFREYPNWRFPLCDGSGRPVLLEELVSDARAESLARVVRDSLARAAADRG from the coding sequence GTGACAGGACTGCCCCCCGCGCTGGCCGAGCTCGCCTCGGCCTTCCACGTCTCCACGGAGTTCCACGACTGGCAGGGCCACCACCGCGAGGTGGACCCGGAGACGATCCGCGCGGTGCTGACCGCGCTCGGCGTCGACGCCTCCGACCCGGCCGCCGCCCTCGAGGAGCAGCAGCTCGCGCCGTGGCGCCGGGTGGTCCCCCCGTGCACCGTCGTCCGGCAGGGGACGCGCGCGGAGATCCCCGTGCACGTCCCGCACGGCAGCCCGGCGACCGTGTCGGTCGAGCTCGAGTCCGGGGGCCGGGTGGAGCTCGAGCAGGTCGAGCGCTGGGTGGAGCCGCGCACGGTCGACGGCGTCCAGACGGGCGAGGCGACGTTCCGTCTCCCCGAGGACCTGCCGCTCGGCTACCACCAGCTGGTCGCCGGCGGCGGGGCGCAGGGCGACGGCCTGCTCATCGTCACCCCCCGGCGGCTGGAGCTGCCCGAGCCGGGGACGCGGGCCTGGGGCTTCGCGACGCAGCTGTACTCCTCGCGCTCCGGCGCGTCGTGGGGCCTCGGCGACCTGCGCGACCTCGCCACGCTCGCCCGCTGGGCGGGGGAGCAGGGGGCGGACTACGTCCTCGTGAACCCGCTCCACGCCGCCGAGCCCGTCGAGCCGATGGAGCCCTCGCCCTACCTCCCGTCGACGCGCCGCTTCGTCAACCCCGTCTACCTGCGCGTCGAGGACGTCCCTGAGCTGGTCGCGCTCGGCGAGGAGGACCGCGCCCGGGTCGCCGCCCTGGGCGAGGAGCAGCGCGCCGCCTCGCGCACTCCGGACCCCATCGACCGCGACAGCGTGTGGGCCGCGAAGCGGGAGGCCCTCGGGCTGCTCCACGCGGTCGCGCGCGACGAGCGGCGGGAGGCGGCGTACCACGCGTTCCTCGCGCGCGAGGGCGGCGGCCTGGTCGACTTCGCCACCTGGTGCGCGCTGCTCGAGGAGCGGCGCGCGAGCTGGCAGGAGTGGCCGGAGGAGCTGCGCGACCCGCGCTCCCCGGCGGTCGAGGAGGCGCGGGCGCGGCTCGCCGACCGGGTCGACTTCTTCTCCTGGCTGCAGTGGCTGCTCGACGAGCAGATGACCGCGGCGCAGCAGGCCGCGACCGACGCCGGCATGCGGCTCGGGATCATGCACGACCTGGCCGTCGGCGTGCACCCGTCGAGCGCCGACGCGTGGGCGCTGCAGTCGGCGCTCGCCCAGGGGGTGAGCGTCGGAGCGCCGCCCGACGCGTACAACCAGCAGGGCCAGGACTGGTCGCAGCCGCCGTGGCGCCCGGACGTCCTCGTCGAGACGGGGTACGCCGCCTACCGCGCCATGCTGCGCACGATCCTGCGGCACTCCGGCGGCATCCGGGTCGACCACATCCTCGGGCTCTTCCGCCTGTGGTGGGTGCCGCAGGGCCAGCCGCCGACCGAGGGGACCTACGTCCGCTACGACCCCGAGGCCCTCGTCGGCATCCTCTGCCTCGAGGCCGCGCGGGCCGGGGCGGTCGTCGTGGGCGAGGACCTCGGCACGGTCGAGCCCGGCGTGCGCGAGTTCCTCTCCGACCGCGGCGTGCTCGGCACGTCCATCCTGTGGTTCGAGCGCGACTGGGACGCGGGCGTGCCGCTTCCGCCCGAGCGGTGGCGCGAGCTGTCGCTGGCCTCGGTGACCACCCACGACCTCCCGCCGACGGCGGGCTACCTCGCCGGCGAGCACATCCGCATCCGCGACGAGCTCGGGCTGCTGACCCGGCCGGTCGAGGAGGAGCGCGCCGCCGACGCCGCGGACCAGCGGTCGTGGGTGGAGTTCCTGCTGCAGCACGGGTTCCTGCGCCCCGAGGACGAGCACGACGAGCAGGCGGTCGTCGAGGCGCTGCACCGGCTCGTCTGCGCCTCTCCGGCGCGCCTCGTCTCGGTCGCCCTGCCCGACGCGGTGGGGGACCGCCGCGCGGTCAACCAGCCGGGGACGTTCCGGGAGTACCCCAACTGGCGCTTCCCGCTCTGCGACGGGTCCGGGCGCCCGGTGCTGCTCGAGGAGCTGGTCTCCGACGCCCGCGCGGAGTCGCTGGCCCGCGTGGTGCGCGACTCCCTCGCGCGGGCGGCGGCGGACCGTGGCTAG
- a CDS encoding HNH endonuclease — protein MAHALVLNASLEPLCVVPLRRAVVLVLNQKAVVVERAPDRLLHSERTTMDVPVVVRLRSYVRVPYRRGVPLTRRAVLERDAHRCAYCPKRADTVDHVIPRSRGGQHAWTNVVAACCRCNHRKGDALLADLGWELPFTPGEPPASIALVVGWGRREPLWEPYLALAGVEGAPTGTAA, from the coding sequence ATGGCGCACGCGCTCGTCCTCAACGCGAGCCTCGAGCCCCTCTGCGTCGTGCCGCTGCGCCGCGCCGTCGTCCTCGTGCTCAACCAGAAGGCCGTGGTCGTCGAGAGAGCCCCGGACCGCCTGCTGCACTCCGAGCGGACCACGATGGACGTCCCCGTCGTGGTCCGTCTCCGTTCCTACGTCCGGGTGCCCTACCGCCGCGGCGTGCCGCTGACCCGGCGCGCCGTCCTGGAGCGCGACGCGCACCGCTGCGCGTACTGCCCGAAGCGCGCCGACACCGTCGACCACGTGATCCCGCGCTCGCGCGGCGGCCAGCACGCGTGGACGAACGTCGTCGCCGCCTGCTGCCGGTGCAACCACCGCAAGGGCGACGCCCTGCTCGCCGACCTCGGCTGGGAGCTGCCGTTCACCCCGGGGGAGCCGCCGGCGAGCATCGCCCTGGTCGTCGGGTGGGGCCGCCGCGAGCCGCTCTGGGAGCCGTACCTCGCGCTGGCGGGCGTCGAGGGCGCGCCGACCGGGACAGCCGCATGA